One Bacteroidota bacterium genomic region harbors:
- a CDS encoding flagellar export protein FliJ, giving the protein MRRFRFPLEPLRRLREHRERLEQVRAAQARQALEEARARLEAEERVFHQTLQRGVAGSKLALWQALHGYILQEQQLLRQHRQSAAEAESRHAEAQRRLLWARQERLVLDRLRERALAAYQQELAQKEARQLGEIALIQYGRRRRKGP; this is encoded by the coding sequence ATGAGACGGTTTCGCTTTCCTCTGGAGCCATTGCGGCGTCTGCGGGAGCATCGGGAGCGGCTCGAACAGGTGCGTGCCGCCCAGGCGCGCCAGGCTCTGGAGGAGGCGCGCGCGCGTCTGGAAGCCGAGGAGCGGGTCTTTCACCAAACCCTTCAGAGAGGGGTTGCGGGGAGCAAGCTGGCCCTGTGGCAAGCCCTGCACGGGTACATCCTACAGGAGCAACAGCTTTTGCGCCAGCATCGCCAGAGCGCCGCGGAGGCCGAATCGCGTCACGCCGAGGCCCAGAGGCGCCTACTATGGGCTCGCCAGGAGCGGCTTGTTCTAGATCGGCTCCGTGAGCGGGCCCTAGCTGCATACCAACAGGAGCTGGCCCAAAAGGAGGCGCGGCAACTCGGAGAAATCGCCCTAATCCAATACGGGCGACGCCGCAGAAAGGGCCCATGA
- a CDS encoding FliI/YscN family ATPase, with the protein MRWAELHRTLEEAIDRLTVEPIRYGRVRSVVGLLIEAVGLDAPIGALCQIELGGERVVSAEVVGIREDVTLLMPLEEIVGLRPGAWVRRSAEPLRIPVGRELLGRVVDAAGRPLDGQGPIFCTDFYPVHRDPPPAMSRPLIREALWTGVRAIDGLLTIGKGQRVGIFAGSGVGKSVLMGMIARRSAAQVNVIALIGERGREVREFIEDNLGPEGLARSVVVAVTSDQAAMSRVKGAFVATAIAEYFRDQGLDVLLMMDSLTRVAMAQREIGLASGEPPTTKGYTPSVFALLPRLLERAGASARGTITGLYTVLVEGDDFNDPVADAVRGILDGHIVLSRRLAHQGHYPAIDVLASISRVMPRIVSPAHRRLAQEAQALLATYAEAEDLINIGAYVRGSNPRIDWALERIEALRAFLRQDVLASAEERALLPWLEHIVRGEEQAL; encoded by the coding sequence ATGAGGTGGGCTGAGCTCCATAGGACGTTGGAGGAAGCCATAGACCGGCTTACGGTGGAGCCCATCCGCTACGGGCGCGTGCGCTCTGTAGTAGGCCTTCTCATCGAGGCTGTGGGGCTGGATGCGCCCATAGGCGCGCTTTGCCAGATCGAGCTGGGCGGTGAACGGGTCGTATCGGCCGAGGTGGTGGGGATTCGTGAGGATGTAACCCTGCTTATGCCGCTTGAGGAGATCGTGGGGCTGCGCCCGGGGGCCTGGGTGCGGCGCAGCGCCGAACCGCTGCGCATCCCCGTTGGAAGGGAGCTCTTGGGGCGCGTCGTGGATGCAGCCGGCCGACCTCTGGATGGCCAGGGGCCGATTTTCTGCACGGACTTCTACCCGGTACATCGGGATCCGCCCCCGGCTATGAGCCGGCCCCTGATTCGGGAAGCCCTCTGGACCGGCGTACGGGCCATCGACGGGTTGCTCACGATCGGCAAAGGACAACGGGTGGGCATTTTCGCCGGAAGCGGCGTGGGCAAAAGCGTGCTCATGGGCATGATCGCGCGTCGTAGCGCCGCACAGGTGAACGTGATCGCGCTCATCGGCGAGCGCGGCCGGGAGGTGCGCGAATTTATCGAGGACAACTTGGGTCCGGAAGGGCTGGCTCGCTCCGTTGTCGTGGCCGTCACAAGCGATCAGGCCGCTATGAGTCGGGTAAAAGGCGCTTTTGTGGCCACGGCTATAGCGGAGTACTTCCGCGATCAAGGCCTGGATGTGCTGCTCATGATGGATTCTCTTACGCGCGTGGCCATGGCCCAGCGTGAAATCGGGCTGGCCTCCGGCGAGCCTCCCACTACGAAGGGCTACACGCCGAGCGTCTTCGCGTTGCTTCCTCGGCTGCTGGAGCGGGCCGGAGCTAGCGCCCGGGGTACCATCACGGGGCTTTATACGGTTCTCGTTGAAGGCGATGACTTCAACGACCCCGTCGCCGACGCCGTGCGGGGGATCTTGGATGGGCACATCGTGCTTTCGCGGCGGCTGGCGCACCAGGGGCACTATCCGGCTATCGACGTGCTGGCCAGTATCAGCCGCGTTATGCCGCGCATCGTCTCCCCGGCACACCGGCGCTTGGCCCAAGAGGCCCAAGCCCTGCTGGCCACCTATGCAGAGGCCGAAGACTTGATCAATATCGGAGCCTACGTGAGGGGCTCCAATCCGCGTATCGATTGGGCCTTAGAGCGAATCGAGGCCCTGCGCGCTTTCCTCCGGCAGGATGTGCTCGCCTCGGCTGAGGAGCGGGCGCTTCTGCCCTGGCTAGAGCACATCGTACGAGGCGAGGAGCAGGCCTTATGA